TCAACGAATAGAAGGCGATCAACCTTGGTCCTCTGACGTTGGGCTATGTTAAAAGGCTATATCCGCTCAGCCTTTGTCCTACAGGATCCAGCATGCCGCTCACCGCCAAACCGCTCTCAGGTCTGAAAGTCATCGAATTGGGCACCTTGATCGCCGGCCCGTTTGCCTCGCGTATTTGCGGTGAATTCGGCGCCGAAGTAATCAAGATCGAATCCCCCGACGGCGGTGATCCGCTGCGCAAATGGCGAAAACTCTACGAAGGCACCTCGCTGTGGTGGTTCGTCCAGGCCCGCAACAAAAAATCCCTGACCCTGAACCTGAAACACCCTGACGGCCTGGCAATCCTGAAAAAGCTGCTGGCCGAAGCGGACATCCTGATCGAGAATTTTCGCCCTGGCGTGTTGGAAAAACTTGGCCTGGGCTGGGACGTCTTGCACGCCCTCAACCCGAAACTGGTGATGGTACGGCTGTCGGGCTTCGGCCAGACCGGGCCGATGAAGGATCAACCCGGTTTTGGCGCCGTTGGTGAATCCATGGGCGGCCTGCGCTACATCACCGGTTTCGAAGACCGGCCACCGGTGCGCACCGGGATTTCCATCGGTGACTCGATTGCCGCGCTATGGGGTGTGATTGGCGCACTGATGGCGTTGCGTCACCGCGAGGTCAACGGTGGCCAGGGCCAGGTGGTGGACGTGGCGCTGTATGAAGCAATCTTCGCCATGATGGAAAGCATGGTGCCGGAGTTCGATGTGTTCGGTTTCATTCGCGAGCGCACCGGCAACATCATGCCAGGCATCACGCCCTCCTCGATCCACACCAGCGCCGACGGCAAGCATGTGCAGATAGGCGCCAATGGCGATGCAATCTTCAAACGCTTCATGCTGGTCATCGGTCGCGAAGACCTGGCCAACGACCCGGTGCTGGCCAGCAACGATGGCCGCGACAGCCGCCGTGACGAGATTTACGGGGTGATCGATCGCTGGGTCAATTCGCAGTCGCTGGACACCGTGCTCACGCAGCTGAATCAGGCCGATGTACCTGTCAGTCGGATCTTCAGCGCCGAAGACATGTTCAGTGATCCGCAGTATCTGGCCCGGGAAATGTTCCTGCAGGCCAAGCTGCCGGACGGCAAAGACTTCAAGATGCCGGGGATTGTGCCGAAACTCTCTGAGACACCCGGCGATTGCGCATGGGTCGGGCCGCAGTTAGGCGAGCACAACGCGCAGGTACTCAACGATCTTGGTTACGACCCGCAACAGATTGCCAAGCTGCGCGAAGACGGGGCCATCTAAGCTGAAACGCCTGCTTTCAACAGCCATTCACAACACCCGCAACTGGCGTACAGCGGCGGTATTGGGGCTATTGGCCGCGCTGGCGACACCCGTTTGGGCACAACCCAAAGCGACGCTGAACTGGTTACTCCGCGACTTGCCACCCACGATGATCTTTGAAGGTCCGAAAAAAGGTCAGGGGATTGTCGATCAGATCCTGCCGCTGTTGATAGCCGGGATGCCGCAATACGAGCACACCCTGATGCGAGTCAACCGGGCCCGCGCCATGCAAATGCTCCGCGAAGAATCGTTTACCTGCGATCCGTCGCTGGTCTGGACCAAAGAGCGCGAACAATGGATTGCGTTCTCCATTCCGGCCTTCCGCGCGGTGAGCAATGGACTTGTCGTCCGCCGGGAAGACCGCGCGCAGCTGGATCCTTTTCTGATCGACGGCGAAGTCGATCTTGCGGCTCTGCTGGCCAGTGGCCAAAAGAAAATCGGGGTCGTCGCCGAGCGCAGTTACGGCCAAGTCCTCGACACGCTGCTGAAACTGGCGCCACCGGACGCACTGGCTCCCCATTACGGCAACGATGCCCTTGCCAGTCTGTTGCAGATGCAGCGACTGGGCCGTTTGCAAATGGTTCTGGGGTACTGGCCGGAAATTCGCTATCAGGCTAATCGAGAGCACATCGCCGACGATCAGCTGGAATTTTACCCGGTGAAGGGCACGGGCAAATACCTGTCGGGGCACATTGGCTGCTCCGGTACAGTCCAGGGCCGCAAGGCCATCCAAGAG
This region of Pseudomonas mandelii genomic DNA includes:
- a CDS encoding CaiB/BaiF CoA transferase family protein → MPLTAKPLSGLKVIELGTLIAGPFASRICGEFGAEVIKIESPDGGDPLRKWRKLYEGTSLWWFVQARNKKSLTLNLKHPDGLAILKKLLAEADILIENFRPGVLEKLGLGWDVLHALNPKLVMVRLSGFGQTGPMKDQPGFGAVGESMGGLRYITGFEDRPPVRTGISIGDSIAALWGVIGALMALRHREVNGGQGQVVDVALYEAIFAMMESMVPEFDVFGFIRERTGNIMPGITPSSIHTSADGKHVQIGANGDAIFKRFMLVIGREDLANDPVLASNDGRDSRRDEIYGVIDRWVNSQSLDTVLTQLNQADVPVSRIFSAEDMFSDPQYLAREMFLQAKLPDGKDFKMPGIVPKLSETPGDCAWVGPQLGEHNAQVLNDLGYDPQQIAKLREDGAI
- a CDS encoding TIGR02285 family protein, encoding MVTTRNRLPSCAKTGPSKLKRLLSTAIHNTRNWRTAAVLGLLAALATPVWAQPKATLNWLLRDLPPTMIFEGPKKGQGIVDQILPLLIAGMPQYEHTLMRVNRARAMQMLREESFTCDPSLVWTKEREQWIAFSIPAFRAVSNGLVVRREDRAQLDPFLIDGEVDLAALLASGQKKIGVVAERSYGQVLDTLLKLAPPDALAPHYGNDALASLLQMQRLGRLQMVLGYWPEIRYQANREHIADDQLEFYPVKGTGKYLSGHIGCSGTVQGRKAIQEINELLRTLPHERLDQLYAEWLDPERRNDYLKEAKAFFENQAGQ